The following are encoded in a window of Nilaparvata lugens isolate BPH chromosome 13, ASM1435652v1, whole genome shotgun sequence genomic DNA:
- the LOC111057975 gene encoding ras-related GTP-binding protein A-like, which produces MKKKVLLMGKSGSGKTSMRSIIFADYIGKYTSNMGATIEVENSQIRFLGNLVLNVWDCGGQDAFMENYFSSQREKIFKNVEVLIYVFDVGSRDIEQDFQYYQSCLEAIMQHSPEAKVFCLVHKMDLIQEEEREMLFREREKILRNLSKPLKITCFQTSIWQETLYQSWSSIVSTLVPNYENLEVSLKNFANIIEADELLLLEQRTFLKICHYQRNANRDAHRFEKLSNILKQFKLSCSKVLAQIQSIEVCNSRFTALIDVFTSNTYIMVILFDPSIQLSAISINIRNARKEFEKLERDNHLQCLNMIG; this is translated from the coding sequence ATGAAGAAAAAAGTACTTTTAATGGGAAAAAGTGGTTCAGGAAAAACCAGTATGAGATCAATAATTTTTGCAGACTACATTGGAAAATATACAAGCAACATGGGAGCCACAATAGAAGTGGAAAATTCCCAAATTCGATTCCTGGGAAACCTCGTACTCAATGTATGGGATTGCGGAGGACAGGACGCATTTATGGAAAACTATTTTTCCAGTCAACgggagaaaattttcaaaaatgttgaggTTTTGATCTACGTTTTTGATGTGGGTAGTAGAGACATCGAGCAGGATTTTCAGTACTATCAGAGTTGTTTGGAAGCGATAATGCAACATTCGCCGGAGGCAAAAGTGTTTTGTTTGGTGCATAAAATGGATTTGAttcaagaagaagaaagagagatgcTGTTTAGAGAACGTGAAAAGATTTTGAGAAATTTGTCAAAGCCTTTAAAAATTACTTGTTTTCAAACATCGATTTGGCAAGAAACGTTGTACCAATCATGGTCTTCAATAGTATCGACTCTAGTTCCCAACTACGAAAATCTTGAAGTAAGTCTCAAAAACTTTGCAAACATAATCGAAGctgatgaattattgttgttagAGCAAAGAACTTTTCTCAAAATATGTCACTATCAACGCAATGCAAACAGAGATGCGCATcgatttgaaaaactttcaaacaTCTTAAAACAATTCAAACTAAGTTGCAGCAAAGTTTTAGCGCAGATTCAGAGTATTGAAGTTTGTAATTCGAGATTTACAGCCTTAATTGATGTTTTTACATCGAACACGTATATAATGGTGATACTATTCGACCCAAGTATACAGTTATCAGCGATTTCAATTAATATTCGTAACGCAAGAAAGGAATTTGAGAAATTGGAACGGGATAATCATCTACAGTGTTTAAATATGATAGGATGA